One Ranitomeya variabilis isolate aRanVar5 chromosome 4, aRanVar5.hap1, whole genome shotgun sequence genomic window, cgcatcggtggtgaggtggaccttgctactgacggcattcagtagcgtgtgttttatgtgtccctccacatgcttgtgcagggcagggacagcttgcctgatgaagtaaaagcggctgggcacattgtactgtgggactgccaatgacatcaagtcacagaagcggtcagtctccaccagcctgaatgacagcatttccagtgacagaagtttggcaatgcctgcagtcagagcctgtgctcgtgggtggtttgacgagaaaggccgccttttctcccatgcctgtactaccgatggctgtagactgggctgggagtgtgtggatgactgggaaagtggtgctgcgggtggaattacagtgggtctctggacaacagggccagaggttcttccacggcgatcctgggaggaagccaaaccagctgcgtgtgagctggaggaagaggcaacacgagctgaagaggtggtagctgccgctgttggttggcctagctcttcagtgtgtttttctaactccgccgcgtgcctgttgcgcacatgtttccacatgttggaggtattgaggttgctgacatttcgacctcttttgactttgtgatgacacaccttgcatttgacatagcaaatgtcatctgctactgtgtcaaaaaagggccagacactgcaagtcttgggagcgccctttttggcttttggaacagacatgctcctaacgggtgccaaagtggaggctacaggctgcgcagtcttccccctccctctacctctttggcccctttctaggaatctcttcctcggagctgctcccaccaccttcctgtccctcacgccacaatgggtcaaggacctcatcatctacactaccctctgccaccaactgctcctcctgggtagtctcagcagcagagcactcaccagaaagtggcacctgagtgtcatcatcagcggatgaggcctgcgatgtggtgaccggaggcactggcccacccgcctcttcagaggaagagagaaaaagctgttgggcatcactgcaccctgcctcttcttccatttctccaatgctgcttggctggccccctgtttccaagccaagagattcagagaacagaagtagcgacggctcctgtcctgggctctctgtctgcgtgggcaatttggcaggtggtgaagagacagatggctgctctccagtgctctgtgtctgagaggatgtggcactaattgaagtcgatgcgttagctgccatccatccgacaacggcttcaatttgttcttcacgcagcagcggtgtatggcgatctacgacaaagctgcgcatgaaggactgttccctggtgaaactgggtgctggtgagtcactggtgcccgcagcaggcacagaatccccacgtcctctccctgcttcgcgcccacgcccacgtgccttactcactgcgttcttcatcttggttgactgataaagataagcagaaaagtactaacagctttgtgtgcttattcctgaacagctcctaacaggtataagaaacactaattttctaaagtgtggactagactttaatatgagctaatgtggcttacacaaatgtaaagtggtgtcactggtgtgtttggtgaactttattatttatttatttttggggggctgaactgacaacagagagagctgcagtcacacggagaccgtgcagacagccgtaaacggcgctgcaaggcccaaaaaccctcctctacgttatcctatgtagtgtttttccacaagttagctggatacgggtggaaagacactaataggaattttttgaaaaaatgtgcagcagcctgcactacttaaaacaaaaggaaaattgattttacggtatgacgcagtgaacaaccctgagctggatacaaccaggctatggctgctcacagactacagggcgagctgcagtcacacggagaccgtgcagacagctgtaaacggcgctgcaaggcccaaaaaacctcctctactttatcctatgtagtgtttttccacaagttagctggatacgggtggaaagacactaataggaattttttgaaaaaatgtgcagcagcctgcactacttaaaacaaaaggaaaattgattttacggtatgacgcagtgaagaaccctgagctggagacaaccaggctatggctgctcacagactacagggcgagctgcagtcacacggagaccgtgcagacagccataaacggcgctgcaaggcccaaaaaccctcctctacgttatcctatgtagtgtttttccacaagttagctggatacgggtggaaagtcactaagaggaattattagaaaaaatgagcagcagactacactacttgaaaaaaaaaaagaacagtatgaggcaatgaaccaccctccctgaacggaatacaaccagctatggatggcctatggctgcacacagactagagagtgggctgcactcacacacacacacacacacacacacagaccttgcagatcgctgtgaaaacagcgctgcaaggcaaaagaaaggtgattagtaggtgaacacagcggttgctaaattagccttggaaaagcacaaagaagcaaatcgctatctctaaactgtccctcagtcagcaaacagcgtcctgtcactaactgaattcacagcagagttagcgaaaaatggcaccagcaacttttaaactgcatcatgacatcatttcagcagccaatcactgccttgccagtagtttcaggccctccatgctgaacaggatgtgcccacacttggaatcattctcattggctgatttcgtgcaaatttgtgcagtttgaatcctgggaacttccgattccggtatccgatacgcggcaagtatcggatctcggtatcggccgatacccgatacttgcggtatcggaatgctcaacactattatttGATACTGAATACATGATTATCTAATGATACTTGTTTTAAAcccgtggactgcaaaaacaaatagGAATCTGGTTTTGCGACTGTACGGTATAATCAGAAGGAATAAGGGCAAGAACATTAGCTAGTCACATCAGTCAATACAAATTATAGTTACGCGTGGTAAAACCGGAAATGGCTTGACTTTTTTTTTCCCTGACCTAGGTTACAATTTTTGCATGACTCAACAAAAAACTGTTCACGTGGTCATCCGCGCATATGTATATACACCGGTACGGGCTCTCCAGTCAGATTATCAGAACACTCCGGCtgaagaggggacaagatattgaaCGCCGTCAATGTGAGTATCTGTTAGCGCATCGTGGGCTGTATAACGTTTATTTAATACTGAATGTCTGATTGACACCATTATTGCAGCTTGACTATTATTTTTAATTGTAATTATTGTACGTATTTTATAGTTTATACGGATATTTTGTCGCTATATACTGCATGAAGTTATGTTGAATGTCTGTCACCATTATTACGGCTTGACTTATTTTTAAATGTAATTATTGTAAGTACATTATAGTTTATGCGGCCATTTTGTCGCTATACACTGCGTGACGTTATGTTGAATGTCTGTTTGTCACCATTATTACGGGTTGACTATTATTTTTAATTGTAATTATTTTAAGTATTTTATAGTTTATGCGGTTATTTTGTAGCTATATACTGTATGACATTATGCGTTTGTTACAGATGAACCCTAGTTTTAACGATCACGTCGGCGACGAAGAGCGGCTCATGGACAGCCAGCTAAGTAAGCAAAGTTTTAGGGGGAATGCGTGAAAATGGAGCTATTGACCGAATCGCAGCAATTGGACGCTGAAGTGATGGCCGAGTGGCGCCAGGACAATTCCACGCTAGCCGAAGATCCTCATAATAACCCACCTATGTATGGTAAGTCCGGTAACAAAAAACTCTTTGTACTCTACACTACTTTGTGCAGTTTTGCCGCAATTTAACGTCTATCTATTTCAGAGAGtttcatagactgtacaggctctgaCGATGACCTGCCGGCCGTCACCACCAGCAACGATGAAGCTTGTGCGGTACAGCCGCTATATTCATTCATAGAACGGGATACCTGGAGCCCTACGTTCCCGACAGCCTCTACTGAAGGTAATTTCAACCACAAATGGCGCTGTGCTCTGCTATTGAGCGTGCGCATGTGTGGTAAATAATCGGTTATTTATTTCAGAGACCATCATCGATTTGACAGGATCAGACGTTGAAACAAAAGACAAAGAAAATACATCACCGGTAAAACGGTACAAGAACCAAAGAAAAATCCGAAGAAAAATATACAATACCGTCAACGTCTTATTCATCACCCAACCAATCGTTCTGGAGATCTACCAACCTGCTGTGTAAGTTTTAAACCATGCTAATCTGCGACAACAATGTTGACTATCATTTTCCTATTTTGTTAGGATGCGGCGTATATTAA contains:
- the LOC143769314 gene encoding uncharacterized protein LOC143769314 isoform X2 codes for the protein MYESFIDCTGSDDDLPAVTTSNDEACAVQPLYSFIERDTWSPTFPTASTEETIIDLTGSDVETKDKENTSPVKRYKNQRKIRRKIYNTVNVLFITQPIVLEIYQPAVCTEKDSVQITLQNYF